TTCGTTCTTGGTGACGGTGCAGGCATGATGGTTCTTGAAGAGTATGAACATGCTAAAGCTCGTGGCGCTAAGATTTACTGTGAGCTAGTTGGCTTCGGTATGTCGGGTGACGCTTACCACATGACATCTCCAAGTGAAGATGGTTCTGGTGGCGCACTAGCAATGGAAGCGGCTATGCGTGATGCTGGCATTACTGGTGAACAAATCGGTTATGTTAACGCACACGGCACTTCGACTCCTGCAGGTGACGTAGCGGAAGTGAAGGGCATCAAGCGTGCTCTTGGCGAAGCAGGCAGCAAGCAAGTCTTGGTTTCTTCTACGAAATCAATGACTGGCCACCTTCTAGGTGCTGCGGGTTCTGCTGAAGCGATCATCACTGCGATGTCTCTAATTGATCAAATTGTTCCACCAACAATCAATTTAGATGATCCTGAAGAAGGCTTAGATATTGACTTAGTACCTCACACTGCGCGTAAAGTTAGCGGTATGGAATATGCTGCATGTAACTCATTCGGTTTCGGTGGTACTAACGGCTGTTTGATCTTCAAAAAGATTTAATCATCTTATATAAGAGTCAAACATCGTAGATAGTCATAATTAGAACTGTTTTTAAACGGCTCGATGCTTTAGCATTGAGCCGTTTCTTTTTATGGGGAAAAACATGTTTTGGGTTGATGGAGAAAGTCAGCAAACTGTCGATATCTTAGATCGCTCGTTTCAGTATGGAGACGGCTGTTTTACTACCATGCTTGTTCAAGATGGCCAGATTCAATATTTTCACGATCATCAGCGTCGTGTTGATGATTGTCTTAAAGCGTTACGCATTTCCGAACTTGATTGGAATACGGTTAACCTTTGGCTCGATAATGCACTTGAACATATCCAACACAATGCGCTTCCTGGTACAAAGAGCCTTAATGGTTCAACGAATCTTCAAGACAAAAACAAGCCTCATAATGAAAAAGCAGGGCTCAAGCTGCACGTTAGCCGTGGGGCTGGCGGTCGTGGCTACAGTGCCAAGAATATCGCCAAGCCAACGATAACCATCAGTACATTTGATTACCCAAATCATTATTCCGCGTGGCAAGATTCCGGTGTAGAACTCGGTATCTGCCAACAAGCCCTGGGTTTGAGCCCATTATTGGCCGGTCATAAGCACAATAATCGCCTTGAGCAAATCTTGATGAAAGATGAAATGGATCAGGCCGGTGAAGTGGATGGCGTGGTTCTGGATATATCAGGTAACGTGATTGAAACCACCATGGCTAATCTGTTTTGGCGAAAAGGGCAGACGATTCACACTCCTCAACTGACGCAAAGTGGCGTTGCTGGGGTTATGCGTAAGCAAGTGTTAACCGCGCTGAATCAAGCTGAACTTTCCGTTACTATTAGTGACTACTGCTTATCTCAACTCATGCAAGCTGATGAGGTTTTCATGACCAACTCCATTTTAGGGGTTGCCCCAGTTACCCGTATTAGTGATACCCAATTCAACATTGGAACCGTTACTCGTAGCCTTCAAGGACAACTAAACTCGTGATCAAAAAGTTATTTATTTTTATTATCTTGTGCCTAATTGCAGCCGCAGCTGCTGGGTTCTACGTTTACAACCAAGCGCAAGATAACCTGAAACAAGTTATTCAATTAGAAAAACCACAAGTCGTGACTGTTGCTTCAGGTAGCAGCTTTAACCGCGTTCTAGCCCAGTTGATTAACGAGGGGCTTTTCGAGGCTTCTCCTTATGAGAAATTAATCCGTAAGTTACATCCTGAGCTTGTAGACGTAAAAGCGGGTACATTCCTGCTTGAGCCAGGTTTAACCCTCGAACAAGCGCTAAAAGTGCTTGTCGAAGGGAAAGAGCACCAATTTACCATTACCTTCGTAGAGGGCAGTCGTTTTGATGAGTGGCTTGTTCAGCTAAAAGACAACGAATTTATTCAGCAGACGTTGGACGGGGTGTCTGAAAAAGAGATCGCACAAAAGCTTGGTATCGAAAATGAAAAACTAGAAGGCCTTTTCTTAGCGGAAACATACCACTATACCTACGGCACAACGGATTTAGATTTGTTGAAACGCGCCCACCGAGATCTAATGAACGTGGTCAATGATGAGTGGGAAAACAGAGCCGATAAGCTGCCTCTTAAATCGCCGTATGAAGCGCTGATTCTTGCGTCTATCATTGAGAAAGAAACTGCAGTAGCGTCAGAGCGTGAGCGTGTGTCTTCTGTGTTCGTTAACCGTTTGAACAAGCGTATGCGTCTGCAAACTGATCCAACGGTTATCTACGGCATGGGCGATAGCTACAAGGGCAATATTCGTAAGAAAGATCTACGCACACCAACGCCGTACAACACCTATACAATGAGCGGTTTACCGCCAACACCGATCGCGATGGCGGGTAAAGCGTCTATCAACGCGGCTCTGAATCCAGAGAAGAGCAACTACCTGTATTTTGTTGCGAGTGGAACGGGCGGTCACGTATTTTCAAAGAGTTTGACTGAGCATAACCGTGCAGTACGAGCTTACTTAAAGCAATTAAGAAAAAACAAATAAAGAAAGAATTATGAATCAGTCGAAATTTATCGTAGTTGAAGGCCTTGAAGGTGCTGGTAAAAGTACAGCAATCAATGCCATTGTCGAGACATTAAAAGCATCGGGTGTTAAAGATATCGTTAATACTCGTGAACCGGGTGGCACTGTCTTGGCTGAAAAGATGCGCTCATTAGTTAAAGAAGAGCACGAAGGTGAGAAGCTTCAAGATATGACTGAACTACTGCTGATGTACGCAGCACGCGTTCAATTGGTAGAAAACGTCATCAAGCCCGCATTAGACAGCGGTAAATGGGTATTGGGTGATCGCCATGATATGTCTTCTCAAGCATACCAAGGTGGTGGTCGTCAGATCGCTCGTAGCACTATGGAATCACTGAAAGCAACCACGCTAGGCGGCTTTAAGCCAGATTTAACACTATATTTGGACCTAGACCCTAGAGTCGGGCTTGAACGCGCTAGAGGTCGTGGTGAGCTTGATAGAATTGAAAAGATGGACATCTCATTTTTCGATCGCACGCGTGAGCGTTACTTAGAAATTGCAGGGCAAGACGATTCTGTACTCGTGATTAATGCGCAGCAAGAAATTGAGCAAGTAGCCGCTGATATTAAAGTCGCGCTCAGTGCTTGGCTCAATAAACAGTAGGTAGTCATGGCTGAAGTTTATTCTTGGCTCACACCTGTATGGAGTGAGTGGAAAAAAAGTCTCGATGCAGAACGTTTTCCTAACTCTGTGATCGTTAATGCGCCTGACGGGCTTGGTGTGGAAGCGCTGGTTAGCCAACTTACCGATGCATTGATGTGTGTTAATTACGAAAGTGAAGCGTGCGGATTTTGCCACAGTTGTGAACTGATGAAGTCGGGGAGTCACCCGGATTTCCATGTGATTGAACCTGAGAAAGAAGGTAAATCGATTACGGTTGACCAAGTGCGTGCGAGTAACCGCTGGGCTCAACAATCGTCCCAGTTAGGTGGCCTGCGTGTCATCTTGCTGAATCCGGCTGAAGCGATGAACGAATCGGCATCTAATGCGCTGTTGAAAACGCTGGAAGAACCTGCGAGTAACTGTATTTTCATTCTTTCGACGCGCAACAGTAATCGTTTAATGCCAACTATTCTTAGCCGTTGCCAGCAATTTAATGTGGTGTGCCCACAATTGGATGCAGGATCGGCATGGTTAAATGGAGAAGTTGGTAAAACGGTTCCTCAGTACATACTGACATTGAACGACAACGCCCCCCTGAAAGCGAAAGCAATGTTTGATCAAGGTGGTGTCGAAGCTTCAACAAAAGCGCTCGATGGCTTTGTGAATGTGATAAAAGGCACTCAACCCGACATGCTGAAGTTCTCTACAGAGCTTAGCAAAGACCCTTTGATTCAACTTAGCTGGCTTTGGCATTTATTGTCAGATGTACAAAAGCTGCATTTTGGTTTAGCTAATCAGGCTATTATTCCGAGTGCGAAAGCACTGTATGAGGTGATGTCTTATCAAAGTGCTTATGCAGCGTCGAATAAACTGCTGATATTGATTGAGCAGTTAAAGCAACACCCTGGGCTCAATACGGAGCTACTCATAATGAATTGGCTGATAGCCACTTGCGAGGAAACATGTTCGTAGATTCCCATTGTCATTTAGACAAACTGGATTACCAAGATTTACACACCAGCGTAGAAGACGTGGTTAATAAAGCGAAAGCAGCCAACGTTGACCAACTGCTTTCTGTCGGTGTGACGTTGGATTCGTTTGAAAACATGCTTGAGATGATCTCGCCGTTTGATAACGTTAAGGCTTCGTGTGGCGTTCACCCTCTCGACGTAGAGAGCGACTTCTGTTTAGACAGAATGCGTGAGTACGCGAGCAACCCTAAAGTGGTGGCGATTGGTGAAACTGGCCTAGATTATCATTACCAACCAGAGACTGCAGAGCTACAACAGCTTAGGTTCAAGCAGCACGTTGAGTTGGCTGTTGAGCTTAATAAACCTTTGATCATCCACACGCGTAACGCGCGTGAAGATACGTTAGCTATTTTACGCGATGGTGGAGCAGAGAAGTGTGGTGGTGTGATTCACTGCTTTACTGAAGATCAAGCGTTCGCTGAAGCGGCAATGGAATTAGGTTTCTATATCTCGATCTCAGGTATTGTGACCTTTAAACAAGCCACAGAACTTAAAGACGTTGTGAAAAACCTACCTCTAGATAGGTTGCTGATCGAAACGGATTCGCCATATTTGGCGCCAATTCCATATCGTGGTAAAGAGAATCAGCCTGCATATGTAGTCGAAGTTGCGGCTTATATCGCCCAGTTAAAAGGGGTATCAATGAAAGAGGTTGCTGAACAAACGACCAAAAATTACCAAAAACTTTTTTTGCGATAGAAATCTAACTAAACAAACAAAAGGGAGCGAAAGCTCCCTTTTTGTGTTTTTGATCACCAAAAATGCGTTTTTTTTTAATGTTTACGGAATATGTTGAACTTGAGAGCGTGAATTACAACATTTGTAATTTTGTTACTAAAAATAACATTACCCTCTATTTTATTTACTCAGTAAAATAATAGAGGGTGATTATAATTTGTTTGTTTTTCAGTTGGTTAGCGGGTTGTAAAGCATTGCATTTCTATATTTGACATGTGATCCAAGACGTGTTTTGAAACTAAATTTCGTAAGTGACTAGAAAGTTAGTTCCCCATCAATATATATTTAGCGGCAGAAAATATAATGCAATACATGGTTACATTTTCACTGGGTGCTAACATATAGGCTACGGGGGTGTGCCGTTAGGACCCATATAATTATTTTATCTTTATCAGGAGCATAAACATGTTTAAGAACCTTTTTGCTAGCCTGCAGAAAGTTGGTAAGTCTCTGATGCTACCAGTATCAGTTTTACCAGTTGCGGGTATTTTGCTAGGTGTCGGTGCAGCAGACCTTCCTTTCATTCCAGAAATCGTTTCAAACTTAATGGAACAAGCGGGTGGTTCAGTATTCGGTCAAATGGCACTACTGTTCGCAGTAGGCGTAGCACTTGGCTTTACTAATAACGACGGTGTAGCTGGTCTAGCTGCTATCGTTGGTTACGGCATCATGACTGCTACACTAGGCGTAATGGCTGGTGTAATGGGCGTTGATAAAATCGACACTGGTGTACTAGGTGGTATCCTAGTCGGTGGTGTTGCTGCTTGGGCATTCAACCGTTTCTTCCGTATTCAACTACCAGAGTACCTTGGCTTCTTCGCTGGTAAGCGTGCTGTGCCAATCATCACAGGTTTCTCTGCGATTGGTCTAGCAATCCTACTATCTGTAGTATGGCCACCAGTTGGCGGCGCTATTTCTGCGTTCTCTGATTGGGCTGCTCACCAAAACCCACAAGTGGCGTTTGGTATCTACGGTATCGTTGAGCGTTCTCTGATTCCATTTGGTCTTCACCACGTTTGGAACGTACCTTTCTTCTTCGAAGCTGGTACTTGTGTAAACGCTGCTGGCGAAACTCAAAACGGTGTTCTTACTTGTTACCTAGTTGCTGATGACGCATCTCGTGCAGCGGGCAATGGCTTCGGTCAGCTAGCTGGTGGTTACATGTTCAAGATGTTCGGTCTACCTGCTGCTGCAATCGCGATTGCACATTCAGCTAAACCTGAAAACCGTGCTAAAGTAATGGGCATCATGGCTTCTGCTGCGTTGACTTCATTCCTAACGGGTATCACTGAACCAATCGAATTCTCATTCCTATTCGTTGCTCCTGTACTGTACGCAATCCACGCTCTATTAGCTGGTTCTGCATACGTTCTTGCGAACACTCTAGGTTTTGTACACGGTACATCTTTCTCACACGGTCTAATCGACTTCCTAGTTCTATCTGGCAATGCGTCTAAGATGGGTCTAATGGTTGTATGTGGTGTTGCTTACGCTGCAATTTACTACATCGTATTCCGCACTGTGATTAAAGCACTTGACCTTAAAACTCCGGGCCGTGAAGACGAATCTGAAGAAGAAGTAGTTGCTACAGGTTCTGAACTTGCTGGTGAGCTAGTTGCTGCATTCGGTGGTAAAGCGAACATCACTGGTCTTGACGCTTGTATTACTCGTCTACGTGTTGCAGTAGCTGATACTGCTCTTGTTGACCAAGACAAACTGAAGAAACTAGGCGCTGCAGGTGTTGTTGTAGTTGCTGGTGGCGTACAAGCTATCTTCGGTACTAAGTCTGACAACCTTAAGACAGACATGGATGAGTGGATCCGTAACAACGGTTAATTCGCTGATTCAATAAATTGAAAGGAGGCCTTACGGCCTCCTTTTTTGTTTTCTGCAATATGCAAAATATCCTCACGCTTAAGCTCTTCTTACTCAATTAGTTCTACTCAACTCTATGTGTTGAAGGCCGATACCGAACCTTGAGCGCCAGTTCGCTTTTACCTAGCGATGACACCTCTCTTTGTGAACCCAGTACACTACCATTTTTAAAAACAGT
Above is a window of Vibrio atlanticus DNA encoding:
- the tmk gene encoding dTMP kinase, coding for MNQSKFIVVEGLEGAGKSTAINAIVETLKASGVKDIVNTREPGGTVLAEKMRSLVKEEHEGEKLQDMTELLLMYAARVQLVENVIKPALDSGKWVLGDRHDMSSQAYQGGGRQIARSTMESLKATTLGGFKPDLTLYLDLDPRVGLERARGRGELDRIEKMDISFFDRTRERYLEIAGQDDSVLVINAQQEIEQVAADIKVALSAWLNKQ
- the ptsG gene encoding PTS glucose transporter subunit IIBC; its protein translation is MFKNLFASLQKVGKSLMLPVSVLPVAGILLGVGAADLPFIPEIVSNLMEQAGGSVFGQMALLFAVGVALGFTNNDGVAGLAAIVGYGIMTATLGVMAGVMGVDKIDTGVLGGILVGGVAAWAFNRFFRIQLPEYLGFFAGKRAVPIITGFSAIGLAILLSVVWPPVGGAISAFSDWAAHQNPQVAFGIYGIVERSLIPFGLHHVWNVPFFFEAGTCVNAAGETQNGVLTCYLVADDASRAAGNGFGQLAGGYMFKMFGLPAAAIAIAHSAKPENRAKVMGIMASAALTSFLTGITEPIEFSFLFVAPVLYAIHALLAGSAYVLANTLGFVHGTSFSHGLIDFLVLSGNASKMGLMVVCGVAYAAIYYIVFRTVIKALDLKTPGREDESEEEVVATGSELAGELVAAFGGKANITGLDACITRLRVAVADTALVDQDKLKKLGAAGVVVVAGGVQAIFGTKSDNLKTDMDEWIRNNG
- a CDS encoding DNA polymerase III subunit delta', with protein sequence MAEVYSWLTPVWSEWKKSLDAERFPNSVIVNAPDGLGVEALVSQLTDALMCVNYESEACGFCHSCELMKSGSHPDFHVIEPEKEGKSITVDQVRASNRWAQQSSQLGGLRVILLNPAEAMNESASNALLKTLEEPASNCIFILSTRNSNRLMPTILSRCQQFNVVCPQLDAGSAWLNGEVGKTVPQYILTLNDNAPLKAKAMFDQGGVEASTKALDGFVNVIKGTQPDMLKFSTELSKDPLIQLSWLWHLLSDVQKLHFGLANQAIIPSAKALYEVMSYQSAYAASNKLLILIEQLKQHPGLNTELLIMNWLIATCEETCS
- a CDS encoding TatD family hydrolase, which encodes MFVDSHCHLDKLDYQDLHTSVEDVVNKAKAANVDQLLSVGVTLDSFENMLEMISPFDNVKASCGVHPLDVESDFCLDRMREYASNPKVVAIGETGLDYHYQPETAELQQLRFKQHVELAVELNKPLIIHTRNAREDTLAILRDGGAEKCGGVIHCFTEDQAFAEAAMELGFYISISGIVTFKQATELKDVVKNLPLDRLLIETDSPYLAPIPYRGKENQPAYVVEVAAYIAQLKGVSMKEVAEQTTKNYQKLFLR
- the mltG gene encoding endolytic transglycosylase MltG yields the protein MIKKLFIFIILCLIAAAAAGFYVYNQAQDNLKQVIQLEKPQVVTVASGSSFNRVLAQLINEGLFEASPYEKLIRKLHPELVDVKAGTFLLEPGLTLEQALKVLVEGKEHQFTITFVEGSRFDEWLVQLKDNEFIQQTLDGVSEKEIAQKLGIENEKLEGLFLAETYHYTYGTTDLDLLKRAHRDLMNVVNDEWENRADKLPLKSPYEALILASIIEKETAVASERERVSSVFVNRLNKRMRLQTDPTVIYGMGDSYKGNIRKKDLRTPTPYNTYTMSGLPPTPIAMAGKASINAALNPEKSNYLYFVASGTGGHVFSKSLTEHNRAVRAYLKQLRKNK
- the pabC gene encoding aminodeoxychorismate lyase is translated as MFWVDGESQQTVDILDRSFQYGDGCFTTMLVQDGQIQYFHDHQRRVDDCLKALRISELDWNTVNLWLDNALEHIQHNALPGTKSLNGSTNLQDKNKPHNEKAGLKLHVSRGAGGRGYSAKNIAKPTITISTFDYPNHYSAWQDSGVELGICQQALGLSPLLAGHKHNNRLEQILMKDEMDQAGEVDGVVLDISGNVIETTMANLFWRKGQTIHTPQLTQSGVAGVMRKQVLTALNQAELSVTISDYCLSQLMQADEVFMTNSILGVAPVTRISDTQFNIGTVTRSLQGQLNS